CGCACGGCATCTGTGCGCGGTGTTGCCCTGAACGGGTCGGGCTCGACCAGTGGGGATATGCGTCGGTGAGCTCTGAGCTGATCATCGACCACAGGACGCTCGCACGCGCCCGTCGCGCTGTCTCGGCCTGTCCGGAGCGGGCGTTGGAGTTGCGATCGCCCGCCGTCGGGGCCGCGCGACCGTCGGGCCGCGCAGCTTCGAGATGACCGGGAGAGAGAATGATGCAATGGCGGCGCGCGCGAACCGACGACCGAACCGTCCCCAGGCCTCGCGTGACCAGGCGCACCGGGGCTGGGGCGATGTGATCGGGCGGTCCGGCATGTTCGTCGGCCTCGGACTCGTGGGGGCGGCGTCCGCGTTGGCGTTCGTGCTGACAAGTTCGACCGTGGCCCGCACTGAGCTCCCGCGCCACCTCGATATCGCCGTCACCACGGCGGCGACGATTCCTTCGATGCCGACCACGGTGCCGCCGCGGACCACAACCCCCACCATCGCTACGACTTCGTCTTCACCCGTTGCGTCGACGACCTCGACGAGCGTGCCGCGTGCGACCATCACCTCCTCGACGCTGCCTCGTGCGACGGGTGTGTCCGGGAGCGGCGGGAGCGAATCGACGACGGTCGTCACCCCCATCCGCCCTGTGCACGTCGAAGATGACCACGGCGATTCCACCGACAGCGAGGGAGTGGAGGCGGTCTCGGGCACGACCGACCATGAGAACAAGGGTGACCGTTGATCAGCTCGGTCGGTCGAACGTACCGTCGACCGACGCGACGGTGCTGTAGTGACCAGACATCGGCCCCGTGAAGCTCCGGAAGTTGCGGCTGCACCGCGTCGGTTCCGCTGGCCGCCTCGCGGCCTTTCACGCGGTCGTGCTCGCGACGGCGATCGGCGTCGTCACCGTCGCCTTACTCCGCAGCTTCTCGGCCAGCTATGAGGCGGCCGCTGCCTCCGAGATCGGCGTTCAGCTCCGCCAGTTCGGGCAGGCGGCGCAGGCCCGACCGGCAAGTGAGAGCTTCCGCACCTTTTCCATCCGGTTTCTCCAGACCCATTCGCTCGCTGCGGGCGACTCGGTCGTGGTGGCAGTCGTCGGTGCGGGGCTCGTCGTCACGGGCGACTCGGACCGCTTGGTCCACGATCCCCAGATCGCGCGCTGGTTTGTGACGCCACCGTTTGCGACCGACACCTTCTCCGCGACCGTCGGTCGGACACCGCTCGAGATCGTCGCGGCACCCATCTGGTCGGGAGGGACGGCGATCGGCACCTACATTGCCGCAACCGATCTCGGACCCTTCGCGTCGGAGCGATCGAGGGTGCTCGCGCTCTCGCTCGCCGAAGGTGCAGTCGCCCTGCTCGTGGGGGTGGCCAGTGCGTTCTTCCTACTGCGGCGCCTCCTGCGCACGGTCGGCAGGATCACCGAAGCGGCCGAGGAGATCGGTAGCGGCGATCTCGACCAGCGCCTCGGTGATCCGCAGATCGATGACGAGGTGGGGGAGCTGGCAAGGACCTTCGATTCGATGCTCGACCACCTCCAAGCGGCGATGATTGGCCAACGACGTCTGCTCTCGGACGTCTCCCACCAGCTCCGCACGCCGCTCACCGTCGTCCGTGGTCATCTCGAGGTCCTCGGGCGAACCGGCACGAACGACGCGGCTGCGGTCCGAGAGACGGTGATGCTCGTGATCGACGAACTCGACCGTATGGCCGTGCTCATCGAACGGCTCTTGATGTTGGGACGCGCGATGGAGCCCGATCTGCTCAAGGTCGCCGCGATCGACCTGCGTGAGTTCCTCGGTTCGATCGTCGAGTCCGTGGCCGTCCTCGCTCCCCGACGGTTCATCCTGGCAGCGATGCCGCGGCTCGCGATCGCTGCAGACCCCGAGCAACTGCGCGGGGCAATCGTGAATCTGCTCGAGAACGCGATCCACGCCACTGGGCAAGACGACGCGATCGCCCTCGGAGCTGAACAAGATCCCTTCTCCGGCGACGTCTCCGTCGTCGTCGAAGACTCCGGAGGAGGGATACCCGAATCCGAGCGGGAGGCGGCGCTCGAGCGGTTCGCGCGGCCCGGTGCGCGCACCGCGGGTGGATCCGGGCTCGGGCTCGCGATCGCGAAAGCAGTCGCGATCGCTCATGGAGGCGAGATCTCCGTCGATGAGTCACCGACGTTCGGGGGTGCGCGCGTCGCGATCGTGCTCCCACGCACGAGCGTCCTCACCTCGATGCGCTAGATGCACATCCTCGTCGTCGAAGACGATGCCCGGATCGTCTCGTTCATCGAGAAGGGCCTCGCGGCCGAGGGATACGCGACCTCGGTTGCGCGAGACGGCGAGTCCGCATCAGGGCTGTTGGCGCGCGCCGACGCCTCCTTCGACCTGGTCCTGCTCGATCTCGGCCTCCCCGGCGTCTCCGGGGAGGAGGTCCTGCGGTCGGTCCGCTCCCGTGCCTCTCGACTCCCGGTCATCGTCCTCACCGCTCGGGCCGAGACCGAGGACAAGGTGCGCGTGCTCAATCTCGGTGCGAACGACTACGTCACCAAGCCGTTCTCCTTCGAAGAGCTGCTCGCTCGTATCCGGTCGGCGGTGCGGGTGAGCACTCAACAGGTCGCAACTGAGCTCACGGTTGGCGACCTCGTCCTCGACCTGTTGACCAAGGTCGCCCGACGCGGCGACCGGCAGATCGAGCTGGCGCCACGAGAGTGGGCGCTCCTCGAGCTCTTCATGCGCCACCCCACCCACGTCATGACGCGGACGCGGATCATGAACGACGTGTTCGGCTATGACTTCGACACCGGCACCAATGTCGTCGACGTCTACGTCGGTTATCTCCGGCGCAAGATCAACGCACCGGGTGAGGAGACCTACATCAAGACCGTACGAGGAGCCGGATACCGGTTCACCACCCCATAGCGACGGTCTGGCCCAGCGCGAAGGGCCGCCGCCCGCTGCTTCGCCGAACTCGCCGGCGCGCCGGGAAGGTGATCCTCGCCGCAGCGTCTCGTTCACGGGCCTCAGATCGGCTTCGTCGCCTCGGTCACGGGCACCTCGCATTGGCTGAGCCGGGCGACCCGCCCCGAGCCGGTTGGAGCAGGTGGCGGGGACGATTCAGCTTGGCGCTCGGCGAGCAGGGGCTCCGCCTCAGCGAAGTGCGTCGCGCCCGGAGCGTCAGCCCGGGCGGCGGGTAGCATCACGGCATGTTGAAGAAGCTCATCATCCTGCTCGCCCTCGTCGGCCTGGGCGTTGTCGCCGCGCGGCGACTTCGCACCGACTGAGCGCACTCAGCCACTTCGCCTGACTCGGGCATTGCTGCCCAGCCACCAGCCGAGCACGAGCGCTGCCGCTCCGATCACGCAGGCACCGAGGCTGATTGCGACGACCGGCGGTGACACGCGTACGTGTCCCCGCACCCGGTCGCGCAGGCGCACGGGGGAGTTGAAGTGGCGGCTCTCCCAGCCCCGCTCGCGCGCGAGGCGGCCAAGGACGCGATCGGCGTTCACCGCCACGGGGTGGCCGACGCTCTCGAGCATCGGCACGTCGGTGTACGAGTCGCTGTAGGCGTAGGACTCGGCGAGGTCGACCCCGTGCTCGGCCGCATGGCGACGGAGCGCCTCCGCCTTGTAGGGGCCGTAGGCGTAGAACGCCATCTCCCCCGTGTAGCGCCCGCGCGCGTCGAGCGCGGCGCGCGACGCGATCGCCTCGGTGACCCCGAGGTGGCGGGCGAGGGGGAGGACGATCTCCTCGGGTGAGGCAGAGACGATCACCACGCGGTGGCCCGCCTCGCGGTGCGTGTCGATGAGGTCCATCGCCTCTGCGTAGATGATCGGCTCGACCACCCGCTCGAGCGCCTCCTCGACGATGACGCCGACCCGTTCGGCCGACCAGCCGCGGCTGAGGGTGAGGATCACCTCGCGGATGCGCGCCTGGCGATGTTCGGCGGCCCCGAGGTGGAGGTAGACGATCTGCGCGAAGGCGGCGCGCACGAGGGCCCGCCGGTCGAGGAGCCCTCCGGAGTAGAGCGGACCGCGGAAGGCCGCCATCGAGGCCTTGGCGATGACCGTTTTGTCGAGGTCGAAGTAGGCCGCGACCTGCCCTTTGGCGCTCGCCCCGTC
This Acidimicrobiales bacterium DNA region includes the following protein-coding sequences:
- a CDS encoding HAMP domain-containing sensor histidine kinase yields the protein MRLHRVGSAGRLAAFHAVVLATAIGVVTVALLRSFSASYEAAAASEIGVQLRQFGQAAQARPASESFRTFSIRFLQTHSLAAGDSVVVAVVGAGLVVTGDSDRLVHDPQIARWFVTPPFATDTFSATVGRTPLEIVAAPIWSGGTAIGTYIAATDLGPFASERSRVLALSLAEGAVALLVGVASAFFLLRRLLRTVGRITEAAEEIGSGDLDQRLGDPQIDDEVGELARTFDSMLDHLQAAMIGQRRLLSDVSHQLRTPLTVVRGHLEVLGRTGTNDAAAVRETVMLVIDELDRMAVLIERLLMLGRAMEPDLLKVAAIDLREFLGSIVESVAVLAPRRFILAAMPRLAIAADPEQLRGAIVNLLENAIHATGQDDAIALGAEQDPFSGDVSVVVEDSGGGIPESEREAALERFARPGARTAGGSGLGLAIAKAVAIAHGGEISVDESPTFGGARVAIVLPRTSVLTSMR
- a CDS encoding response regulator transcription factor, whose amino-acid sequence is MHILVVEDDARIVSFIEKGLAAEGYATSVARDGESASGLLARADASFDLVLLDLGLPGVSGEEVLRSVRSRASRLPVIVLTARAETEDKVRVLNLGANDYVTKPFSFEELLARIRSAVRVSTQQVATELTVGDLVLDLLTKVARRGDRQIELAPREWALLELFMRHPTHVMTRTRIMNDVFGYDFDTGTNVVDVYVGYLRRKINAPGEETYIKTVRGAGYRFTTP
- a CDS encoding HAD-IB family hydrolase; the protein is MTAAHDGASAKGQVAAYFDLDKTVIAKASMAAFRGPLYSGGLLDRRALVRAAFAQIVYLHLGAAEHRQARIREVILTLSRGWSAERVGVIVEEALERVVEPIIYAEAMDLIDTHREAGHRVVIVSASPEEIVLPLARHLGVTEAIASRAALDARGRYTGEMAFYAYGPYKAEALRRHAAEHGVDLAESYAYSDSYTDVPMLESVGHPVAVNADRVLGRLARERGWESRHFNSPVRLRDRVRGHVRVSPPVVAISLGACVIGAAALVLGWWLGSNARVRRSG